One segment of Panicum virgatum strain AP13 chromosome 3K, P.virgatum_v5, whole genome shotgun sequence DNA contains the following:
- the LOC120699377 gene encoding uncharacterized protein LOC120699377 — protein sequence MYKSPTAIVIELTGIAELLRLRKLGVDLRGKNAKLSDLFRQIEQLHGRLRYLSVRLDQPAASENHGDLTPPKFIQGLNISGLTSGLPQTIRQLRYLVKLSLTEAYLKEDGLCILGRLPGLLCLRLLHQSYIQIGLSFKEEEFQALNFLLVGTSDVSSITFSNGAAPKLERIIWSFFPTTARVSGIHHLPELREFVLNGDCNPDEVIQEIELHPNLPVFKHNPNVQRQEDIAAAASTSSASAS from the coding sequence ATGTACAAGTCACCAACAGCAATAGTGATCGAGCTAACTGGCATCGCTGAGCTGCTGAGACTGAGGAAACTTGGTGTAGATCTTCGTGGTAAAAACGCCAAGCTGAGTGATCTGTTCCGCCAAATTGAGCAACTGCATGGAAGACTCCGTTACTTATCAGTACGGCTCGACCAACCAGCTGCTAGTGAGAATCATGGTGATTTGACCCCTCCAAAGTTCATTCAAGGCCTAAACATCAGTGGCCTCACCAGTGGGCTACCTCAGACGATTCGGCAGCTCCGTTATCTTGTCAAGCTATCCCTGACCGAGGCTTACTTGAAGGAAGATGGTCTGTGTATCCTCGGCAGGCTCCCTGGCCTGCTCTGCCTTAGGCTTCTGCACCAATCATACATACAAATTGGGCTCTCCTTCAAGGAAGAAGAATTCCAGGCACTCAACTTTCTGCTCGTCGGAACTAGTGACGTCTCCAGCATTACCTTTTCCAATGGGGCAGCTCCAAAGCTCGAGAGGATCATTTGGTCTTTCTTTCCCACAACCGCACGCGTTTCTGGGATCCACCACCTTCCTGAGCTGAGGGAGTTTGTGCTCAATGGTGACTGCAACCCGGATGAAGTGATACAAGAAATTGAGTTGCATCCGAATCTTCCTGTTTTCAAGCATAATCCAAATGTTCAGAGGCAAGAAGACATAGCTGCAGCAGCATCAACCTCATCCGCATCAGCTTCATGA